The genomic region GGGACAAtagtttgactttgacttttcaAGCTAGAGACTATTATCTTAATCATTGGGGCATCCCCTAATCTAAGGGTGACTTTTGATAGCTAACTAGGTATTGCCCGCCAGCGTTGCGGGGCATTAAACCGAATATTTCTTTCTCATAGCATGTATGTCCGTGTTttagttacttgtacatactactcataacacgatggAAATACTACCATATTTTTGCTAAAAGAATAAAACGATGGAAAACTACCGCTTGGCATGACGAATAAAAACTAAATCAagccaaccaattaaaacaaaacattacCATAGTCttgtaaaaaaattattaaaacgAATTTTATACTGGGACAAAATCGTaaataaacacaaaaaaaaaaatcatatcgAAATGTAAATCAACTTAAGTTTATATCGACACGTAAATAAAAATGAAGACGTATACTCGattaaaaagtatttaaaaaGTTAAGGGGTTGTAAGAGTTAATACTGAAAATTAAAgggtaaaagtaaaaaagaaaaaaaaaccacaaaaggaaaagaaagaaagaaagaaaaaaaagacaACACCACTGTAGCAAAGTTGTGTTTTCATTttggggaaggttcaaatgaaaaccactagttattgtgaaaactcgaaaactaattaaaaaaagccaaaaaaacatacaaaaaaattttttttttaatttttttttttttgcaatcaaaatttcgcaggttttttaatataaaaaaaaatttcaaaaaaaaaaaaaaaatttgtgtagtgcacatgtgtaatactgcacatatgtatgtgtactacacatgtgtattattacacatgtgtattattacacatgtgtattattacacatgtgtattattacacatgtgcactacacaaatttttttttttttttttttttttgaaaaaaagtttttttttatatataaaactagcgatttttataaaaaaaattgaaaaaaaaaaaaaatttgtgtgttttttaggctttttttagttagttttcgagttttcacaataaaagtggttttcatttgaacaatCCCCTATATAATAATGTAAAGATGGAAACCGGCTTGTAGAAAAGGGTCGGATCAAACTTCATATTTGACTTGCAAACACGGTTAACTGTTTTATcaatattaaattttataaattataagtaATCATTGTGTTATATATGATCACAAAATCTATATCATTTACAACCTTGgagaaacaaaacataaacagaTTACAGTTGGGCCTTAGAATATTCATGGGCCTTGGACTGGCCCAAACTGATAGAAACCAGACCAAAACCGCCAAGCCCAAAAATCCTAGCCTGTGAACAGGCCCTTttaataccaaaaaaaaaaaaaaaaaaaaaaaaaaaaaaaactactgtTTGCTTCATTCTGTTCTCACAGTTAACTTAGAATCAGTTCTCTGTGAATTTCTTGATGGAGAGGTTGATTCCCTTGAAGAACTATGTCCAAAAAGGTTAAGTTTACTAATTTTCTTCGAAAACGAGCTCATAAATTTCCGCGAATGGGATTTCTCCATATTTCTCTTCATGCACACATGTTCTTTCTCCAAATCATTTAACCTCATCCTTAACCGCGCCAACTCAAGTTTCAACTCCCTGTTCTCTCGCCTCAGTGACGCGTAATTATCCTTCGGTGACATGGCGGCACTGAGAGCGCCACTGTTTATCCGCCACGACTGTTGGTGCACTGGCGGTTTATGGATGTCGCCGAGCTCAGAGCAGAATAAGGCACTTCTTAGCCTGAGTTGTTCTATGTATAGAACTTGGACTATCGATTGAAGTGGAAGTCGCTCGTTCTGTGCTGCATGTGCACCGGCTTCCGGTGAGAGCTTTTGGAAATCGATTAGTTTGCAGATCTTTTTTTTATCTAGTTCTGATAAACCCTGATGAGCCTGCAAGTTTTGTTTCAAGATATAAGAATTAGCTAACAAAATGTGCACTTTTGACTTTTTTAGGTCAAACTGAGCGATATGAAACTTTTTTGGTGGTAAATGAGAGGTGGCAAAATAAACGGGTCGGGTAATGTGTCAAAACAAGAAACTGAGTGATACTATTTAAGTTGGAACTAAGAAAACTTTTTTTCAATTTAAAGGATTTTTTTAAAACTAGTTAGTGTGTTGTGTTCAGTATAATTACATAGTTTAGCGGTGGGACTGTCTCGCCCAGTTCGTTATAAGCAATATTTTCGGTTGATCTAGTTGACCCGTTACACATACAGGTAAAGGATCAAATAGAAATAAAATTAACGTACGAAACGTACGAATTGAGGGAAAAAGCAAAAAAGTGgcggtgtcattttggtaattatcagcaacttcaatattactggggaaaaagcaaaaagtgtcttgtagagtaattttgagcatttgtagagtaattttgagcatctgtagagtaattttgggaaatgtagggtaattatcaaattactctagtagagtaattttgacttctgtagagtaattttggaaaacgtcttgtagggtaattttgttagcatttagttatggggtttagctttatggtttagtttttagcttttagtttggggggggggggggggggaggggttagtgtaattttgataattaccctacaattttgataattaccctacacgaccaaaattactctacatgaacatttacaattgtttaggtttttggggggtgggttgtgtaattttgataattaccctacaattttgataattaccctacacgaccaaaattactctacatgaacatttacaaaattactctacagaagctcaaaattactctactttagtaattttgaagttgctgataattaccaaaatgacaccgcCACTTTTTACTTTTTCCCCCAATTCGTACGtttactttatttttacaaataacataactTATTTTTAAACTAGGGTTATGCAGAAAAACCGAGTAACCAAACCAATCGGTTCTGATAACTGATTTTTCAATAACAGAATTAACCGAATtacttgtaaaaataaccactcATTGAACACAAACTGCATACCTTGAGGTAAACATCAATAGCTCGATACAACCCATCATGAACCGTACGAGCATGCGCGGGTAAACCTTCCGCAATCGCTATAAACTTCGAAAGTTTAAGATTACCATCAGGCGCGATTTCCGCCAAATAGTTATCAACCAACTTCGAAACCTTAAACAATGCGGTTTCGGATGGCGAATCAAGCCCATCCGATTCAAAAACCGAGCCATCCGGATCTTCCTCATCACCACAACTATCATCTAGTTGCGAAAAGTTAACCAAAATCCTATGTACTGTATCCACATCAAACAACGTGTCACTATCGTGTCTAAAAGACGGTATCAATAGATCGTCAAGCGTCGCTATATCCAATTGCGACCCGATTCTTCGCTCTAGATCAAGCCTACAAGCGACCGAGCATTCAAGCATCATCGCACTTCGAAGCAACCCAAACAAACAACTCAATGGAACCGCAAGTTTTTCAACGGGTAACAACCCGACGATGGTCTCGACCACGAGCCGCTCCTGGTCGTGACCCACCTTTTGTTGACCGTTTGACTTTTTTGTTAGTTTGTTTTCAGCATAGTTCATGAGTGACTCGCCAATACTTTCGGGTCTCACCCCGCGATGTTTCATCGCGGTAATGACACGTTGGTATAAATCTATTCGTAAAACGGATAAATCTTTTATCCACCAATCGGATTCGCACTTTTGTCGGCTCATATGGAGCCGGCCCGAGCTACTATACTCGAGCCGTGAAAAACTCGAAGCGATTTGCTCCACGCACGCTTTTGACGCGATGGCGTCGATGCATCGGGGAACGATTTTGAGCTCGTCGGCTAGTGGAAGTAAGTTTTCACACTGTTGTAGAACCTCGACCGACATTTCGAGGTTCTGGAGGACGATGTAGTTGAGATACTCGTCGGCACGTGATCCGAGGTTGTCGTTTGAGAAGTCCTCGGTCATTTCGAGGTAGTCGGAAATGCAACATAGTTGCGCGACGTTGGATGGAGTTATCTCGAAGTTGTTTCCGTAGCAAAACTTTGCGGCTAGCTCGAATGTTTCCGGGCCTCCGGGTAAGTTGAGTAGCTCGACCCGAGATATCGTGGCTTCGCGGTTTTCAGAGACTATTTTTCGGATTCGTCCACTACGAGACACGAGTGGAAACTGCGCAAAACAACTTTGGTTGTTAATATCAACATACCAGAAATCGGGTTGAAACAAGTCATTTTTTAACACCATTCAAGTTAAATAGTTAAATGAACCGTAAAAAAATGTTCATCCACTTCTATTAATAAATATTTAAAGTTTCTAGTTATAAAAACGATACAaatcttttaataaaaaattttTTATAAGTTATTTggttagaaaatatttttgaaataaacacaagttagggcatgttt from Helianthus annuus cultivar XRQ/B chromosome 10, HanXRQr2.0-SUNRISE, whole genome shotgun sequence harbors:
- the LOC110883879 gene encoding BTB/POZ domain-containing protein At5g48800; the protein is MDLHLHQPHLTLAKSSRYRSNEWIFRDVPSDITIEVNGVTFALHKFPLVSRSGRIRKIVSENREATISRVELLNLPGGPETFELAAKFCYGNNFEITPSNVAQLCCISDYLEMTEDFSNDNLGSRADEYLNYIVLQNLEMSVEVLQQCENLLPLADELKIVPRCIDAIASKACVEQIASSFSRLEYSSSGRLHMSRQKCESDWWIKDLSVLRIDLYQRVITAMKHRGVRPESIGESLMNYAENKLTKKSNGQQKVGHDQERLVVETIVGLLPVEKLAVPLSCLFGLLRSAMMLECSVACRLDLERRIGSQLDIATLDDLLIPSFRHDSDTLFDVDTVHRILVNFSQLDDSCGDEEDPDGSVFESDGLDSPSETALFKVSKLVDNYLAEIAPDGNLKLSKFIAIAEGLPAHARTVHDGLYRAIDVYLKAHQGLSELDKKKICKLIDFQKLSPEAGAHAAQNERLPLQSIVQVLYIEQLRLRSALFCSELGDIHKPPVHQQSWRINSGALSAAMSPKDNYASLRRENRELKLELARLRMRLNDLEKEHVCMKRNMEKSHSRKFMSSFSKKISKLNLFGHSSSRESTSPSRNSQRTDSKLTVRTE